A region from the Dinoroseobacter shibae DFL 12 = DSM 16493 genome encodes:
- a CDS encoding DUF6476 family protein encodes MRDDPSEFGAEPGPEMPEPANLKFLRRLVTVLTVVMIAGVVTVIGLLVIRLQAPSLPDLPESITLPAGVVAEAVTFGGDWIAVVAGDEILIYGAGDGALRQRIAVGGGAE; translated from the coding sequence ATGCGCGATGACCCGTCCGAATTTGGCGCCGAGCCCGGCCCGGAAATGCCGGAGCCGGCGAACCTGAAGTTCCTGCGGCGATTGGTGACCGTGCTGACGGTCGTGATGATTGCCGGGGTGGTAACGGTAATCGGGTTGCTTGTCATCCGCTTGCAGGCCCCGTCCCTGCCAGATCTGCCCGAGAGTATCACCCTGCCCGCCGGTGTGGTGGCCGAAGCGGTGACCTTCGGCGGTGACTGGATTGCCGTGGTCGCGGGGGACGAGATCCTGATCTACGGCGCGGGCGACGGTGCGCTGCGGCAGCGGATCGCGGTGGGCGGCGGCGCAGAATAG
- a CDS encoding RluA family pseudouridine synthase: MSGIPEASEEITVEVQPDPPPRLDRALARDVPEGLGLSRSRLVKLIEAGDVRRGAEVLASPKARVAAGDVLTLRLGAPAEVPLVAEAIPLDVIFEDADLIVVNKPAGMVVHPAPGSPAGTLVNALMHHCGDSLSGIGGEKRPGIVHRIDKDTSGLLVVAKSDHAHQGLAAQFAAHSVERIYDALVHGVPEASDPRLRGLPMVRFEPGGVLCLRASLARHRTDRQRQAVVAEGQGRHAVTRARVEARFGDPAGVAHLACWLETGRTHQIRVHLAHIGHGLLGDPVYGGRKRLSAKAFSPQALAAAEAFPRQALHARTLGFVHPVTGAALSFAAPMPADMAALWAALGG; this comes from the coding sequence ATGTCGGGCATCCCAGAGGCCAGCGAGGAAATCACGGTCGAGGTCCAGCCGGACCCGCCGCCGCGCCTTGATAGGGCGCTGGCGCGGGATGTGCCAGAGGGGCTGGGCCTGAGCCGGTCGCGGCTCGTCAAGCTGATCGAGGCGGGCGATGTGCGCCGGGGGGCGGAGGTGCTGGCCAGCCCCAAGGCCCGCGTCGCGGCGGGCGACGTGCTGACCCTGCGGCTGGGCGCGCCCGCCGAGGTGCCGCTGGTGGCCGAGGCGATCCCGCTCGATGTGATCTTCGAGGATGCGGACCTGATCGTGGTCAACAAGCCCGCGGGCATGGTGGTGCACCCCGCCCCCGGCAGTCCCGCGGGCACGCTCGTGAACGCGCTGATGCACCATTGCGGCGACAGCCTGTCGGGCATCGGTGGCGAGAAGCGGCCCGGCATCGTCCACCGGATCGACAAGGACACGTCCGGCCTGCTGGTGGTGGCGAAATCCGACCACGCCCATCAGGGGCTCGCGGCCCAGTTCGCCGCCCACAGCGTCGAGCGAATCTATGACGCGCTGGTCCACGGGGTGCCGGAGGCCTCCGATCCGCGCCTGCGCGGCCTGCCCATGGTCCGGTTCGAGCCCGGCGGCGTGCTGTGTCTGCGCGCATCCCTCGCGCGCCACCGCACCGACCGGCAGCGCCAGGCGGTCGTGGCCGAAGGCCAGGGGCGTCACGCGGTCACCCGGGCGCGCGTCGAGGCGCGCTTCGGCGATCCGGCCGGGGTGGCGCATCTGGCCTGCTGGCTGGAGACCGGCCGCACCCACCAGATCCGCGTCCATCTGGCCCATATCGGCCACGGGCTGCTGGGCGATCCGGTCTATGGCGGGCGCAAGCGCCTGTCGGCCAAGGCTTTTTCGCCTCAGGCATTGGCCGCCGCCGAAGCCTTCCCGCGCCAGGCCCTGCATGCCCGGACCCTCGGCTTCGTGCATCCCGTGACCGGGGCGGCGCTGTCCTTCGCCGCCCCGATGCCTGCCGACATGGCGGCCCTCTGGGCGGCGCTGGGCGGTTAA
- a CDS encoding Gfo/Idh/MocA family protein: protein MTTPLRWGILGAAKFAREQMGPAIHAARGATLAALASRDAAKAAPFRAFAPGLRVHTDYDALLADPEVDAVYIPLPHPMHVPWAMKALEAGKHVLAEKPLAMTAAEIDPLISRRNATGLHCAEAYMIVHHPQWQRARALLREGAIGRLVHVAGIFTYDNRADPGNIRNAADQGGGGIPDIGVYTYGCTRWMTEAEPEAITHADITWENGVDTIARVSARFPGFTAHWVNSMRMAPFQDMVFHGETGVLRLTAPFNAQVFGEARVELHRPGGGGDHTVTVERFPAANQYVAQVEAFGRTVREGAEYPWSLEDARGTQAMIDAVYAAAKG, encoded by the coding sequence ATGACCACACCACTGCGCTGGGGCATCCTGGGGGCCGCGAAATTTGCGCGTGAGCAAATGGGCCCCGCCATCCATGCCGCCAGGGGCGCCACGCTGGCGGCGCTTGCCAGCCGCGATGCGGCCAAGGCGGCGCCGTTCCGGGCCTTCGCGCCCGGGCTGCGGGTCCATACCGATTACGACGCGCTGCTGGCGGATCCGGAGGTGGACGCGGTCTATATCCCGCTGCCCCACCCGATGCATGTGCCCTGGGCGATGAAGGCGCTGGAGGCGGGCAAGCATGTGCTCGCCGAGAAGCCGCTGGCCATGACCGCCGCCGAGATCGACCCGCTGATTTCGCGGCGAAACGCGACCGGGCTGCACTGCGCCGAGGCCTACATGATCGTCCACCACCCCCAATGGCAGCGGGCGCGCGCCCTGCTGCGCGAGGGGGCGATCGGGCGGCTGGTGCATGTGGCGGGGATCTTCACCTATGACAACCGGGCCGATCCCGGCAACATCCGCAACGCGGCCGATCAGGGCGGCGGGGGCATCCCGGATATCGGGGTCTATACCTATGGCTGCACCCGCTGGATGACCGAGGCCGAGCCCGAGGCGATCACCCATGCGGATATCACCTGGGAGAACGGCGTGGACACCATCGCGCGGGTCTCGGCGCGCTTTCCCGGCTTCACCGCCCATTGGGTCAACTCCATGCGGATGGCGCCGTTTCAGGACATGGTGTTTCATGGCGAAACGGGCGTTCTGCGGCTGACCGCGCCGTTCAATGCGCAGGTCTTCGGCGAGGCGCGGGTGGAGCTGCACCGGCCCGGGGGCGGCGGCGATCACACGGTCACGGTGGAGCGGTTTCCGGCTGCCAATCAGTACGTCGCGCAGGTCGAGGCGTTCGGGCGCACGGTGCGGGAGGGCGCGGAGTATCCCTGGTCCCTGGAGGATGCGCGGGGCACGCAAGCCATGATCGACGCGGTCTATGCCGCGGCCAAGGGTTAA
- the rpoH gene encoding RNA polymerase sigma factor RpoH, producing the protein MASYTNLPAPSPEQGLNRYLQEIRKFPMLEPEEEYMLAKRWVDHEDTEAAHKMVTSHLRLAAKIAMGYRGYGLPQAEVISEANVGLMQAVKRFDPEKGFRLATYAMWWIRASIQEYILRSWSLVKLGTTSAQKKLFFNLRKAKNRIGALEEGDLRPENVARIANDLNVTEDEVISMNRRMSGGDASLNAMIGSDGEGATEWQDWLEDEDADQADDFAEKDELMVRRELLAEAMGVLNDREKDILMKRRLEDKPATLEELSEVYGVSRERIRQIEVRAFEKLQKAMRDLAKEKGLMATA; encoded by the coding sequence ATGGCATCATATACCAATCTTCCGGCCCCCTCTCCGGAGCAGGGCCTCAACCGGTACCTTCAGGAAATCCGCAAGTTTCCCATGCTGGAGCCCGAAGAGGAATACATGCTGGCCAAGCGCTGGGTGGATCACGAGGACACCGAGGCGGCGCACAAGATGGTCACCTCGCACCTGCGTCTCGCCGCGAAAATCGCCATGGGCTACCGCGGCTACGGCCTGCCCCAGGCGGAGGTGATCTCCGAGGCCAATGTGGGCCTGATGCAGGCGGTCAAGCGGTTCGATCCCGAGAAGGGGTTTCGGCTGGCGACCTATGCCATGTGGTGGATCCGCGCCTCGATCCAGGAGTATATCCTGCGGTCCTGGAGCCTGGTGAAGCTGGGCACGACCTCGGCCCAGAAGAAGCTGTTTTTCAACCTGCGCAAGGCCAAGAACCGCATCGGCGCGCTGGAGGAGGGCGACCTGCGCCCGGAAAACGTCGCCCGGATCGCCAATGACCTGAACGTCACCGAGGACGAGGTGATCTCGATGAACCGGCGGATGTCGGGCGGGGATGCGTCGCTCAACGCGATGATCGGCTCGGATGGCGAGGGCGCCACCGAATGGCAGGACTGGCTGGAGGACGAGGACGCCGACCAGGCCGACGACTTCGCCGAGAAGGACGAGTTGATGGTGCGCCGCGAACTCTTGGCCGAGGCCATGGGCGTGCTCAACGACCGCGAGAAGGACATCCTGATGAAGCGCCGGCTGGAGGACAAGCCCGCGACCCTGGAAGAGCTGTCGGAGGTCTACGGCGTCAGCCGGGAGCGGATCCGCCAGATCGAGGTCCGCGCCTTCGAGAAGTTGCAGAAGGCGATGCGCGACCTGGCCAAGGAGAAGGGGTTGATGGCGACCGCCTGA